A genomic stretch from Chrysiogenes arsenatis DSM 11915 includes:
- a CDS encoding N-acetylmuramoyl-L-alanine amidase yields the protein MMAFPKNKGGIVRRCMRGLILILLLMVTPAWGSNYETEYYQNAINYYRALEKNSAVQYRSSWLNAIERFEYFYFNFPRSENAPKAMYHAAHAYLKLYRLSSKTYDLEQALNTFRTLSNRYPESNLADDGAFLAGEVYEIEKGDLVLALRQYEQVLNRFPSGDMVAKARERIESINNRVAGSPPSVVQAPAKSSAPANTSSNSSARLINIDTYSNDDYTRAVLRFSDDNAEVSFKRHWLREDRVLGKPPRLFIDIFGVDKDDNLDNITLNNTQLTAIRAARFDRDTLRVVFDINTVDDFNVFTLKNPTRLVIDLNSNTVAKTQQTSGAMNTAAVATPSKIEPSTSSSTAVPVVDAKGKLRPGQTPSSSSTQIASLTPTLSGGSMSLARQLGLHVNRVVIDAGHGGRDPGAIGYRGLREKDVVLDLSLKVADYLRRHSTLDVLLTRTTDVFLPLEARTAFANTKKADMFISIHANASRNTKAFGIETYFLNIATDPEAMELAARENAISEKSVSDLQGILKDLMMNSKISESTVLAQAVHRQLVNGVRQRYPDIPDKGVKKAPFYVLIGAQMPSILLEVGFISNRREGELLASPAYRELLAEHIARGIMRYAAQ from the coding sequence ATGATGGCGTTTCCGAAAAATAAAGGGGGGATTGTGCGGCGTTGTATGCGGGGATTGATTCTCATTCTGCTCTTGATGGTCACTCCTGCATGGGGTAGCAATTACGAAACGGAATACTATCAGAACGCCATCAACTATTATCGCGCGCTGGAAAAGAACAGCGCAGTGCAATACCGTTCTTCATGGCTGAATGCTATCGAAAGATTCGAGTATTTCTACTTTAACTTCCCGCGCAGTGAGAATGCACCGAAAGCGATGTACCATGCGGCGCATGCGTACCTGAAACTCTATCGCCTTTCTTCTAAAACCTACGATTTAGAGCAAGCGTTAAATACGTTCCGTACGCTCTCGAATCGTTATCCAGAAAGCAACTTAGCTGATGATGGTGCGTTTTTGGCTGGCGAGGTGTACGAGATCGAAAAAGGTGATTTAGTGCTTGCCTTACGTCAATACGAACAGGTACTGAATCGGTTTCCTTCTGGCGATATGGTGGCAAAAGCCCGTGAGCGGATTGAAAGTATTAACAACCGGGTAGCCGGATCCCCCCCCAGCGTAGTGCAGGCTCCCGCAAAATCAAGCGCACCAGCCAACACTTCATCCAATTCTTCCGCGCGCCTTATCAACATTGATACCTATTCGAATGATGACTATACCCGCGCTGTGCTCCGCTTTTCAGATGACAATGCAGAAGTTTCTTTTAAGCGGCACTGGCTTCGCGAAGATCGTGTGCTTGGCAAGCCTCCCCGTTTATTTATCGATATTTTCGGGGTCGACAAGGATGACAATCTCGACAATATCACCCTTAATAATACGCAACTGACGGCGATCCGCGCTGCCCGCTTTGATCGCGATACGCTCCGTGTGGTATTTGACATCAACACGGTTGATGATTTTAATGTTTTCACGCTCAAAAATCCAACCCGCTTAGTTATTGACTTGAACAGCAACACAGTTGCGAAAACACAGCAGACATCGGGAGCAATGAACACCGCAGCGGTGGCAACACCATCAAAAATTGAACCGTCCACTTCGTCATCGACCGCCGTTCCCGTCGTCGACGCGAAAGGGAAACTCCGCCCAGGACAAACTCCAAGCAGCAGCTCCACCCAAATTGCTTCGCTTACGCCAACTCTTTCCGGCGGCTCCATGAGTTTAGCGCGTCAACTTGGCTTGCACGTCAACCGCGTGGTGATCGACGCTGGCCACGGCGGCCGTGATCCAGGCGCAATAGGCTATCGCGGGTTGCGCGAAAAGGATGTTGTGCTCGATCTTTCACTGAAAGTAGCCGACTACTTGCGTCGCCATTCCACCCTTGACGTTCTCCTCACTCGTACAACGGATGTTTTTTTACCACTAGAAGCACGGACAGCCTTTGCGAATACGAAAAAAGCCGATATGTTTATCTCGATCCATGCGAACGCGAGCCGTAATACCAAAGCATTTGGGATTGAAACGTACTTCCTGAACATTGCTACCGACCCGGAAGCGATGGAATTGGCGGCACGCGAAAATGCCATCAGTGAAAAAAGTGTCAGTGACTTGCAAGGTATTTTAAAAGATTTGATGATGAATTCAAAAATCAGCGAGTCAACCGTACTGGCGCAAGCCGTACACCGGCAACTTGTAAATGGTGTGCGCCAGCGTTATCCTGATATTCCCGATAAAGGGGTGAAGAAAGCACCTTTTTATGTCCTTATCGGAGCGCAAATGCCCTCAATTTTGCTCGAAGTGGGCTTTATTTCGAATCGACGCGAAGGGGAATTACTGGCGAGTCCTGCCTATCGCGAATTACTTGCAGAACATATTGCACGCGGCATCATGCGCTATGCGGCTCAATGA
- a CDS encoding alpha/beta hydrolase-fold protein — MDVATLDQTIFRISDIRGDARAGLHTAAIQAIVCGIAQWLHGRGVAVPTLFVGHDSRLHSPRIAHDVLCALHQQMPQSSIHFGGLCTTPIAAFATRYATPCFDVSLMITGSHHPPEINGLKLTLRGEIPTQSDLQQIASCAVQAFVNAPHKISLPTDTIARETVHQQYRDFLTNKPFRLDGLRIAIDGGHGSCGIIAPHVLRLLGAEIHELFCVPDGHFPDHHPNPAIATNLMTLERYVATHKLDIGFAFDGDGDRLAVILGGHGRLRMEELLLLLACDIRSQRPDAITAIGDCKLSQVFFDQLHELGIKAMFGKTGRSLLRTQMIEQHALLAGELSGHIFFGDDTTALDDALYAACRFGNFFRTHQAEIGEYIAPFQTVVNTPELYVFAPVPSLQTFFEALTLDCASPEFRKQYGIRDVITVDGLRIVFHEGWVLLRTSTTRAALSCRFEATTQDQLDHYRCLVAHLLRERGLPQLAIDIDPPRHTPTHGTLVQHSNFPSATCAPRHITIWRPPHYATNAYQRYPVLYVHDGQNLFDPATSFAGVDWGFGVTMERLIAEGAIREAIVVGIWNTPERYNEYDATRVFENALSHVEQRAYQQEWGTPKGDTYLAFLVNELKPFIDMHYRTLSDQNNTFLLGSSMGGIISIYGLCEYPHVFGGVAALSTHWPAVAGKMEVYLADHLPPAGTHRLYFDFGTEGVDAPYEAYQQVVDRRIRLAGYVENEDWITCKFDGAEHSEAAWRERLELPLMFLLSEHKAL, encoded by the coding sequence ATGGACGTTGCCACGCTCGACCAAACGATATTTCGTATCAGTGATATTCGCGGTGACGCCCGCGCCGGACTCCATACGGCTGCCATTCAGGCAATCGTATGCGGGATAGCGCAGTGGCTGCATGGGCGCGGCGTTGCGGTTCCAACACTCTTTGTCGGTCACGATAGTCGACTCCATTCGCCGCGCATCGCCCATGATGTCTTATGCGCTTTGCACCAGCAAATGCCACAAAGCTCTATTCATTTTGGTGGGTTATGTACCACGCCTATCGCCGCCTTTGCGACGCGTTACGCGACACCATGCTTTGACGTCTCGCTGATGATAACCGGCAGTCATCACCCGCCGGAAATCAATGGACTCAAACTGACACTGCGCGGTGAAATCCCTACCCAAAGCGATTTACAACAGATTGCTTCCTGTGCGGTACAAGCTTTCGTCAATGCTCCGCATAAAATTTCACTTCCGACTGACACCATCGCGCGCGAAACAGTACACCAGCAATACCGTGATTTTTTAACCAATAAACCCTTTCGCCTCGATGGGTTGCGCATTGCGATTGATGGGGGACATGGCAGTTGTGGCATCATCGCACCACACGTGCTCCGTTTGCTTGGTGCCGAAATACACGAACTCTTTTGCGTCCCCGATGGTCATTTCCCTGATCATCACCCTAATCCGGCGATTGCCACCAATCTGATGACACTCGAGCGGTATGTCGCCACGCATAAACTTGATATCGGCTTTGCCTTTGATGGCGATGGCGATCGGCTGGCGGTTATTCTTGGCGGCCACGGCCGCTTGCGCATGGAAGAACTCCTCTTGCTACTGGCATGTGATATCCGTTCGCAACGGCCAGATGCCATAACCGCCATTGGAGATTGTAAACTCTCGCAGGTTTTCTTTGACCAGCTGCACGAACTTGGGATCAAGGCAATGTTCGGGAAGACCGGTCGCTCTTTGCTCCGCACACAGATGATTGAGCAGCACGCCCTCCTTGCCGGGGAATTAAGTGGCCATATTTTCTTTGGCGATGATACTACGGCGCTTGACGATGCGCTGTACGCAGCGTGCCGCTTTGGCAATTTTTTTCGTACCCACCAAGCGGAAATAGGCGAATATATTGCCCCTTTTCAAACAGTGGTCAACACCCCCGAACTCTATGTTTTTGCGCCCGTGCCGTCGTTGCAAACCTTTTTTGAAGCGCTCACTCTTGACTGTGCTTCCCCTGAGTTCCGCAAACAGTACGGTATTCGCGATGTCATCACGGTTGATGGGCTCCGCATCGTGTTTCACGAAGGATGGGTATTACTGCGAACCAGTACTACACGCGCCGCGCTTTCGTGTCGTTTTGAAGCCACGACGCAGGACCAACTTGATCACTATCGCTGCCTCGTCGCGCATCTGTTACGCGAAAGAGGATTGCCACAACTCGCAATTGATATCGACCCACCACGTCATACTCCTACGCATGGAACGCTCGTTCAGCACTCCAACTTTCCCTCGGCAACCTGCGCGCCACGCCATATCACTATTTGGCGGCCACCACACTATGCCACCAACGCATACCAGCGCTATCCGGTTCTGTACGTTCACGATGGGCAGAATTTGTTTGACCCAGCAACCTCTTTTGCTGGGGTCGATTGGGGATTCGGCGTAACCATGGAACGGCTGATTGCCGAAGGTGCCATCCGCGAAGCAATTGTCGTTGGCATTTGGAATACACCGGAACGTTATAACGAATACGATGCCACGCGGGTTTTTGAAAACGCTCTGAGTCACGTAGAGCAGCGCGCGTACCAACAGGAATGGGGAACACCAAAAGGCGATACCTATCTCGCCTTTCTCGTTAACGAGCTAAAGCCTTTTATTGATATGCATTACCGCACACTTTCTGATCAAAACAATACGTTTCTGCTGGGTTCCAGTATGGGTGGCATTATTTCCATCTACGGCCTGTGCGAATATCCACACGTATTTGGTGGCGTAGCCGCACTTTCAACGCACTGGCCAGCCGTTGCAGGAAAAATGGAGGTCTATTTGGCTGATCACTTGCCACCTGCGGGAACGCATCGGCTCTATTTTGATTTTGGAACGGAAGGGGTCGATGCGCCGTATGAAGCCTATCAGCAGGTCGTTGATAGACGAATCCGTCTGGCGGGATATGTGGAAAATGAAGATTGGATAACGTGCAAATTTGACGGCGCCGAGCACTCAGAAGCGGCTTGGCGCGAACGACTCGAGCTGCCATTGATGTTCTTGCTGTCAGAGCACAAAGCACTCTGA
- a CDS encoding class II glutamine amidotransferase, which translates to MCELLGMSANVPTDICFSFRGLMQRGGCTGPHRDGWGIAFYEGKGLRCFHDPQPSAESRLAQLIADYPIKSGIVISHIRQANVGGVCLENTHPFSRELWGSPWTFAHNGQLSAELFQLPLGFYEPTGSTDSEYAFCWMLGEIRRQFPKRPSNLIGVQKLIRECCEQLRLLGVFNMLLSESTHLFAYCTTKLTWITRCSPFNQAQLRDCEMAVDFQAVTTPNDVVTVIATEPLTDNEVWHPMQCGELLVLVEGEVALMGSA; encoded by the coding sequence ATGTGCGAACTGCTTGGCATGAGCGCCAATGTGCCAACCGATATATGCTTTAGTTTTCGTGGACTGATGCAGCGCGGTGGCTGCACCGGGCCGCATCGTGATGGATGGGGGATTGCGTTTTATGAAGGGAAAGGGCTGCGTTGTTTTCACGATCCGCAGCCAAGTGCCGAATCTCGGTTGGCGCAACTTATTGCGGATTATCCCATCAAAAGCGGTATTGTTATCAGCCATATCCGTCAGGCCAACGTGGGTGGCGTTTGTCTGGAAAATACCCATCCGTTTAGCCGTGAATTGTGGGGTTCGCCATGGACGTTTGCCCATAACGGTCAGTTGAGTGCTGAATTGTTCCAGCTTCCGCTGGGGTTTTATGAGCCGACAGGATCTACCGACAGCGAATATGCGTTTTGTTGGATGCTGGGCGAAATCCGACGCCAGTTTCCTAAGCGGCCATCAAACCTTATTGGCGTTCAAAAACTTATCCGTGAATGTTGCGAACAGCTCCGCTTATTGGGGGTCTTCAATATGCTTTTAAGTGAATCGACCCACTTGTTTGCCTACTGCACCACGAAACTGACATGGATTACCCGCTGCTCACCCTTCAACCAGGCGCAACTGCGTGACTGTGAAATGGCGGTGGATTTTCAGGCCGTGACGACGCCCAACGATGTGGTCACAGTCATTGCCACGGAACCGCTGACTGATAATGAAGTTTGGCACCCGATGCAATGTGGTGAATTACTGGTGCTGGTTGAGGGAGAAGTAGCGCTGATGGGTTCTGCGTAA
- a CDS encoding TolC family protein, with translation MLLPSLSFARVGRAVSVLLIGAILPLSVFSAPLLELSQAESIAIGRDLPRQQSEQIGQGYHTESRAARFFPDPQLIVGYEDAATMYEYSIGLRQEIPRWKRLDLRQEQLGHMAESAQYRANIATLDALRETRLAWFDLWYQLRAVDIIEHHATILGELSQVARERYAAGGLTQQQLILLDLEERMQRDRLLAAQENTEVTRAALARLIGAEVAEQNLPATLPTLPTLLALESLEALLPQHPAVLAMQSGISVAEKETEIAGQYYSSTMVDFLYARNNRNTETFGVMLTVPIPVFASARQGRQEAASRHMVEAARLERADLLRSMQSDIAVQHRRLSRLDERLQLYRSDILPQSRLASEAATASYQHSTDDFINLMRSTVYELENELSAVQLQVDRAKTVTRLLYYQDVQP, from the coding sequence ATGCTATTACCATCATTGAGCTTTGCCCGTGTCGGCAGGGCGGTATCGGTGCTATTAATCGGCGCGATTCTACCGCTGTCGGTTTTCAGTGCACCATTACTGGAGCTCTCGCAGGCCGAATCCATCGCCATCGGGCGTGATTTGCCACGACAGCAGAGTGAGCAGATCGGGCAGGGCTATCACACCGAATCACGTGCAGCGCGATTTTTCCCCGATCCACAGCTGATTGTCGGCTATGAAGATGCGGCGACCATGTATGAATATTCCATCGGCCTGCGCCAGGAAATTCCCCGCTGGAAGCGGCTTGATCTGCGGCAAGAACAGTTGGGGCACATGGCAGAAAGTGCACAGTACCGCGCAAATATTGCCACACTGGATGCTCTGCGCGAAACGCGGCTGGCGTGGTTTGACCTGTGGTATCAGTTGCGTGCCGTCGATATTATTGAACACCATGCCACCATTCTTGGCGAGCTTTCTCAGGTCGCCCGTGAACGCTATGCCGCCGGAGGGTTGACGCAACAACAACTCATACTGCTGGATCTTGAAGAGCGGATGCAGCGCGATCGTTTACTGGCAGCGCAGGAAAATACCGAAGTAACCCGCGCCGCGCTGGCGCGCTTGATTGGTGCTGAGGTGGCTGAGCAGAACCTTCCCGCAACACTCCCCACCCTTCCGACCCTTTTGGCACTGGAATCTTTGGAAGCACTGTTGCCGCAACATCCGGCTGTTCTTGCCATGCAATCGGGTATCAGCGTTGCCGAAAAAGAGACGGAAATTGCTGGGCAATACTACAGCAGTACAATGGTTGATTTCCTGTACGCCAGAAATAATCGCAATACGGAAACCTTTGGCGTCATGTTGACCGTGCCGATTCCTGTGTTCGCCAGTGCGCGTCAAGGGCGGCAGGAAGCGGCCAGCCGTCACATGGTTGAAGCAGCCAGACTGGAGCGTGCCGACCTTTTGCGCAGCATGCAGAGTGATATTGCCGTACAGCATCGCCGCTTGTCACGCCTTGACGAACGTCTGCAACTCTACCGCAGTGATATCCTGCCGCAGAGCCGCCTTGCCAGCGAAGCTGCCACGGCGAGCTATCAGCACAGCACGGATGATTTTATCAATCTGATGCGCAGTACGGTGTATGAGCTGGAAAATGAGTTGAGCGCGGTGCAACTGCAAGTGGATCGGGCAAAAACGGTGACGCGACTCCTCTACTATCAGGATGTGCAACCATGA
- a CDS encoding efflux RND transporter periplasmic adaptor subunit, translated as MKNAFFILIAFFLGAGAAWYIASSTVDHSTHESVATSDQSERKILYYRHPHSPRITSDKPMKDEMGMDYIPIYADGNDSGGNGITIAPEVVQNLGVRTAPVSRATITPTIEAFATVAYDEKRLSHVHVRAEGWIERLMVRSLGERVKQGDLLFEWYSPQLVNAQEEYLRALRIGQAGVKQAAHERLLALGIAASTIERLEKQGRPFQLLPVYARANGVVSEIAVRDGMYITPGLDIMTFADLSSTWVYVDLFEHQARHVALGQSASLTLTSLPQTVLRGAVEYLAPELDPQTRTIRARLRFANPDETMKPNMYGRAHIALPARENVLLIPREALIRSGNEERVVLARDAGRFEVARVTSGVESGHEVEILSGLQESDTVVVSAQFLIDSESSLNAAFKRMEPVDTAEAEATDAPLPVMAVWAEGTYHGAGHKEGTINLSHDPIVEFGWPAMKMDLPLAPGVTLGEVAPETPIRFELERLDEITYRILAIKPRSGGGTP; from the coding sequence ATGAAAAATGCCTTTTTTATTCTCATTGCCTTTTTCCTTGGTGCGGGAGCGGCGTGGTATATCGCCTCGAGTACGGTTGATCACTCCACGCACGAAAGCGTTGCCACAAGCGATCAAAGTGAACGGAAAATCCTCTATTACCGCCATCCACACAGCCCGCGCATCACGTCAGACAAACCGATGAAGGATGAAATGGGGATGGATTACATTCCGATTTATGCCGACGGGAACGACTCTGGCGGCAATGGCATTACCATCGCGCCGGAAGTAGTGCAGAACCTTGGTGTCCGTACCGCACCGGTGAGCCGCGCCACCATAACGCCGACCATAGAAGCATTTGCTACCGTCGCGTATGACGAAAAACGGCTGTCGCATGTCCATGTGCGCGCCGAAGGGTGGATAGAGCGGCTCATGGTGCGATCGCTTGGCGAACGGGTAAAACAGGGCGATCTGCTTTTTGAATGGTACTCGCCGCAGCTCGTTAATGCGCAGGAAGAATACCTGCGCGCTTTGCGGATTGGTCAGGCGGGTGTTAAACAGGCCGCGCACGAGCGGTTGCTGGCGCTCGGCATTGCGGCATCGACCATCGAGCGACTGGAAAAGCAAGGCCGTCCGTTCCAACTCTTGCCCGTTTATGCCCGTGCGAACGGCGTGGTCAGCGAAATCGCTGTGCGCGATGGGATGTACATTACCCCCGGACTTGACATTATGACCTTCGCCGACCTTTCCAGCACGTGGGTCTACGTTGATCTTTTTGAACATCAGGCGCGCCACGTTGCTCTTGGCCAGTCAGCGTCACTCACGCTCACGAGCCTGCCGCAAACCGTGTTGCGCGGCGCAGTGGAATACCTAGCACCGGAACTTGACCCGCAAACCCGCACGATCCGCGCCCGCTTGCGCTTTGCCAACCCAGACGAAACGATGAAGCCGAATATGTACGGTCGTGCGCATATTGCCCTGCCTGCCCGCGAAAACGTTCTGCTGATCCCACGCGAAGCGCTCATTCGCAGCGGGAATGAAGAGCGTGTTGTGCTGGCGCGTGATGCCGGACGCTTTGAAGTCGCTCGCGTCACAAGTGGCGTAGAAAGCGGTCATGAAGTGGAAATTCTGTCCGGTTTGCAGGAAAGCGATACCGTGGTGGTCTCGGCACAATTCCTGATCGACTCTGAGAGTAGCCTGAACGCGGCGTTCAAACGGATGGAACCGGTGGATACTGCTGAAGCAGAGGCCACCGACGCACCACTGCCCGTGATGGCGGTTTGGGCAGAGGGCACCTATCACGGCGCGGGACACAAAGAAGGTACTATCAACCTTTCACATGACCCGATTGTTGAATTTGGCTGGCCAGCCATGAAGATGGATTTGCCACTGGCGCCCGGTGTAACGCTCGGTGAAGTAGCGCCCGAAACACCAATCCGCTTTGAACTTGAGCGGCTGGACGAAATCACCTACCGCATTCTCGCCATTAAGCCGCGCAGCGGAGGGGGCACGCCATGA